One genomic segment of Leptotrichia sp. oral taxon 215 str. W9775 includes these proteins:
- a CDS encoding ACP phosphodiesterase: MNFLGHSMISLEIDEKIDKNRETLYGNFAGDFYKGKIESIDLPDNLKEGLVLHRIIDGVSDRNENFLNDLLHEKFHHFKGIVSDMFIDHFLSKNFYRIFNDNINDIEKKILYNLSYNKNFFTEEFEKTFNWIRLERVLLKYADVDFLEMAFRGISHRVRNGEILKEAVNELKKNYGQFEERSIREFNYTKDKSIEKFLEINSIGGIKK; the protein is encoded by the coding sequence ATGAATTTTTTAGGACATTCAATGATTTCACTGGAAATTGATGAAAAAATTGATAAAAACAGAGAAACTTTATACGGTAATTTTGCAGGAGATTTTTATAAAGGGAAAATTGAGAGTATAGATTTGCCTGATAACCTAAAAGAAGGGCTTGTTCTCCATAGAATAATAGATGGTGTTTCTGACAGGAATGAAAATTTTCTGAATGATTTACTGCATGAAAAATTTCATCATTTTAAAGGAATTGTATCTGATATGTTTATTGATCATTTTCTGTCTAAAAATTTTTATAGAATTTTCAATGATAATATTAATGATATTGAAAAAAAAATATTATATAATTTATCTTATAATAAAAATTTTTTTACAGAAGAATTTGAAAAAACATTTAATTGGATTCGATTGGAAAGGGTTTTACTCAAATATGCAGATGTAGATTTTCTGGAGATGGCTTTTCGTGGAATATCACATAGGGTAAGAAATGGAGAGATATTGAAGGAAGCAGTAAATGAACTGAAGAAAAATTACGGACAGTTTGAGGAGAGGTCTATCAGGGAATTTAATTATACAAAAGATAAAAGTATTGAAAAATTTTTAGAAATAAATAGTATCGGAGGGATAAAAAAATGA
- a CDS encoding L-serine ammonia-lyase has product MESLREFYKIGNGPSSSHTMGPEKAAKEFRKIIENEYDGNNIKYKVELYGSLAATGKGHLTDYIVRERLQNVKKDNVEVIFMPEVVYDFHTNGLKILAYSLEDTEMKNPLKEKLYFSVGGGSIVDGTGIEKNSKISRKETKFEVYPQKNFHEIQEYCIKENITLPEYVVRYEGIEIRDYLKTIWKTMDETIKKGLHTEGLLPGKLKIERKAKSFYEKFKKSPIRDTKGRVYSYALAASEENASAGKVVTAPTCGASGLIPAILKTYQRENDLSEEDIINALSVAGIIGNVYKQNASISGAEVGCQGEVGVACSMGAGMVAHILGGDVNQVEYAAEIAMEHCLGMTCDPMLGYVQIPCIERNAIYAAKAIDCAYYSMMSGEGHFISLDEVVETMLQTGKDLHENYKETSLAGLAKLKREKLDLH; this is encoded by the coding sequence ATGGAATCGCTCAGAGAGTTTTATAAAATAGGTAATGGTCCGTCAAGTAGTCATACTATGGGACCAGAAAAGGCGGCAAAGGAATTTAGAAAAATTATAGAAAATGAATATGATGGGAATAATATCAAGTACAAAGTGGAACTATATGGAAGTCTTGCAGCAACAGGGAAAGGACATTTGACAGATTACATAGTGAGGGAAAGATTACAAAATGTTAAAAAGGATAATGTGGAAGTTATTTTTATGCCTGAAGTTGTGTATGATTTTCATACAAATGGATTGAAAATATTGGCATATTCCCTTGAAGATACTGAAATGAAAAATCCTCTTAAGGAAAAGCTTTACTTTTCTGTAGGAGGAGGAAGTATAGTCGATGGAACTGGAATCGAAAAAAATAGCAAAATTTCAAGAAAAGAAACAAAATTTGAAGTTTATCCACAGAAAAACTTTCATGAAATTCAGGAATACTGTATAAAGGAAAATATAACATTACCGGAATATGTAGTGAGATATGAAGGCATTGAAATAAGGGATTATCTGAAAACAATATGGAAAACAATGGATGAAACAATAAAAAAAGGATTACACACAGAAGGATTGCTGCCTGGAAAACTTAAGATAGAGAGAAAGGCAAAAAGTTTTTATGAAAAATTTAAAAAATCTCCAATAAGAGATACAAAGGGAAGAGTATATTCATATGCATTGGCAGCTTCTGAAGAAAATGCAAGTGCGGGAAAAGTAGTAACTGCTCCTACATGTGGGGCTTCAGGATTAATTCCTGCAATTTTAAAGACATATCAGAGGGAAAATGATCTTTCTGAAGAAGATATTATAAATGCACTGTCTGTAGCCGGAATTATTGGAAATGTATATAAGCAGAATGCTTCTATTTCAGGAGCGGAAGTAGGTTGTCAGGGAGAAGTTGGAGTAGCCTGTTCAATGGGAGCAGGAATGGTGGCTCATATACTTGGAGGAGATGTAAATCAGGTAGAATATGCTGCAGAAATTGCAATGGAGCATTGTCTTGGAATGACATGCGATCCTATGCTGGGTTATGTTCAGATTCCATGTATTGAAAGAAATGCCATTTATGCTGCAAAAGCAATAGACTGCGCATATTACAGCATGATGTCAGGAGAAGGGCATTTTATCTCGCTTGATGAAGTTGTAGAAACAATGCTTCAGACAGGAAAAGATTTACATGAAAATTATAAGGAAACTTCATTGGCAGGTTTGGCAAAACTGAAAAGGGAAAAACTGGATTTACATTAG
- the recJ gene encoding single-stranded-DNA-specific exonuclease RecJ, with product MKWELKKHDKNYLALKSKEFNESQLITGLLLNRRITTKKEVEKFLNTSESELNDPFLFENMHEVVERILDAKKRKEKIVIYGDYDVDGISGTAYLVLVFRKLGLNVDYYIPNRAHEGVGINKNLIKYLSKKNAKLFITVDTGIGSKEELLMLRENDIDVIITDHHRPLDAISDMKVLTVNPKISKNYPNKNLSGSGVAFKLAEAVYETCGVSKKLLYDYLDIVMIGTVADVVPMTDENRFIIKKGLYNLRKTKVKGLKYIISYLKINPKNITTSDIGFYIAPIFNALGRIDNSKMVVNFFIQEDDFKIFAIIEEMKKANKIRRYLEIEIYNEIEEKIQKLNNPKYIFMKSRKWHSGVIGVVCSRISIKYNIPVILVSIKNGYGKASCRSIEGLNIFDILKETSDKFDRFGGHDLAAGFLVSEKYLAEIERYLKKRLLTTNKSSMEKVLNIDAKLGIEEINKNKLLDINRLSPFGLDNQEPNFIDTGVKFVNFTKFGVNNRHFKGYIRKNNRFISVIGYNLGHKLKLKNLNKKYEIVYTPVFKSARTDLFIELKVKDFN from the coding sequence GAGCTGAATGACCCTTTTCTTTTTGAAAATATGCATGAAGTTGTAGAAAGAATACTTGATGCAAAAAAACGGAAAGAAAAAATAGTAATCTATGGAGATTATGACGTGGACGGAATATCAGGGACGGCGTATCTTGTACTCGTATTTAGAAAACTAGGGTTAAATGTAGATTATTATATCCCAAACAGGGCACATGAAGGAGTTGGGATAAATAAGAATCTTATAAAATATCTGTCTAAAAAAAATGCAAAGTTATTTATTACAGTGGATACAGGGATTGGAAGCAAAGAAGAACTGTTAATGTTAAGGGAAAATGATATTGATGTAATTATTACAGATCATCATAGACCGCTTGATGCAATCAGCGACATGAAGGTTCTTACAGTAAATCCTAAAATAAGTAAAAATTATCCGAATAAGAATTTATCAGGTTCAGGAGTTGCGTTTAAACTAGCTGAAGCAGTGTATGAAACGTGCGGAGTAAGTAAAAAGCTGCTGTATGACTATCTGGATATTGTAATGATAGGAACAGTTGCAGATGTTGTGCCAATGACTGATGAAAACAGGTTTATAATAAAAAAAGGATTATATAATTTAAGAAAAACTAAGGTAAAAGGCTTAAAGTATATTATTAGTTACTTAAAAATAAATCCCAAAAATATAACTACAAGCGATATAGGATTTTATATTGCACCTATTTTCAATGCTCTGGGTAGAATAGACAACTCCAAAATGGTGGTAAATTTCTTTATACAGGAAGATGACTTTAAAATTTTTGCAATCATTGAAGAAATGAAAAAGGCAAATAAAATAAGAAGATATCTGGAAATAGAAATATACAATGAAATAGAGGAAAAAATTCAGAAACTGAATAATCCCAAATACATATTCATGAAAAGTAGAAAATGGCATTCGGGAGTAATAGGAGTTGTATGTTCCAGAATTTCCATAAAGTATAATATTCCGGTAATACTCGTTTCAATAAAAAATGGATATGGAAAGGCTTCATGCCGTAGTATAGAAGGACTTAATATATTTGATATTCTTAAGGAAACATCAGATAAGTTTGACAGATTTGGAGGACATGATCTGGCGGCAGGATTTCTTGTGTCGGAAAAATATCTTGCTGAAATAGAAAGATATCTGAAAAAAAGACTTTTAACTACAAATAAGTCAAGCATGGAAAAAGTTCTAAATATTGATGCAAAATTAGGAATAGAGGAAATAAATAAGAATAAGCTTCTTGATATAAATAGGTTATCGCCCTTTGGTCTTGATAATCAGGAACCAAATTTCATAGATACAGGAGTGAAGTTTGTAAATTTCACGAAATTTGGTGTGAATAACCGTCATTTTAAAGGATATATAAGAAAAAATAACAGATTTATATCTGTAATTGGATATAATCTGGGACATAAACTTAAACTTAAAAATCTCAATAAAAAATATGAGATAGTTTATACTCCAGTTTTCAAGTCTGCAAGAACAGATTTGTTTATTGAATTGAAGGTGAAAGACTTTAATTAG
- the tig gene encoding trigger factor, which produces MSTVKKLSETVYEVSVTRNGEELKHLKGHVLGHFKDAKVDGFRKGHVPADVLEKRFKKEIEGEILNHIISEEYRKAVEENNLSPIADIKLEKYENNEDNVEVVFTIPVLPEINLGDYKSVKVEKEALDVNDEKVNAEIEIMRSNAGKLKEVADDEAAKDKDVTNINFEGFIDGEAFDGGKAEGFDLTLGSKSFIDTFEDQIIGHKKGDEFDVNVTFPEEYHAENLKGKPAVFKVKVNSIKRKEEAELNEDLAKELGYDSVEDLKAKTRENLIKREEARIENEYRGKVVDAVVDSINFEIPEAVVEREIQFQINRFAQQLQMQGMSLNQYFEMTGQDIEKMKESIKESAEKSVKRDLVLTEIAKAENVEATEEEVNAELDRTALMYGMDREGLIAEVRKSGNYARFIDEIKYQIINRKTVDLLAK; this is translated from the coding sequence ATGTCAACAGTAAAAAAATTATCAGAAACAGTATATGAAGTATCAGTAACAAGAAATGGTGAAGAATTAAAACATCTTAAAGGACATGTATTAGGACATTTTAAAGATGCAAAAGTAGATGGATTCAGAAAAGGACACGTACCTGCAGATGTACTCGAAAAAAGATTCAAAAAAGAAATAGAAGGGGAAATCCTTAATCACATAATTTCAGAAGAATATAGAAAAGCAGTTGAAGAAAATAACTTATCACCAATTGCAGACATTAAACTGGAAAAATATGAAAATAATGAAGATAACGTAGAAGTAGTATTTACTATACCTGTATTACCTGAAATTAATTTAGGAGATTACAAAAGCGTAAAAGTAGAAAAAGAAGCATTAGATGTAAATGATGAAAAAGTTAATGCTGAAATCGAAATAATGAGATCAAATGCAGGAAAATTAAAAGAAGTTGCAGATGATGAAGCAGCTAAGGATAAAGATGTTACAAACATCAATTTTGAAGGATTTATAGATGGAGAAGCATTTGACGGAGGAAAAGCTGAAGGATTTGACCTTACTTTAGGATCAAAAAGCTTTATAGATACTTTTGAAGATCAGATTATAGGACATAAAAAAGGTGACGAATTTGATGTAAACGTTACTTTCCCTGAAGAATACCATGCAGAAAACTTAAAAGGAAAACCTGCAGTATTTAAAGTAAAAGTAAATTCAATAAAGAGAAAAGAAGAAGCAGAATTAAATGAAGATCTTGCAAAAGAACTTGGATATGATTCAGTAGAAGATTTAAAGGCTAAAACAAGAGAAAATCTTATAAAAAGAGAAGAAGCAAGAATTGAAAATGAATATAGAGGAAAAGTAGTAGATGCAGTTGTAGATAGTATAAACTTTGAAATCCCTGAAGCAGTAGTAGAAAGAGAAATTCAATTCCAAATAAATAGATTTGCTCAACAGCTTCAAATGCAAGGAATGTCATTAAATCAATATTTTGAAATGACAGGTCAGGACATTGAAAAAATGAAAGAAAGCATCAAAGAATCAGCTGAAAAATCTGTAAAAAGAGACTTAGTATTAACTGAAATAGCTAAAGCAGAAAATGTAGAAGCTACTGAAGAAGAAGTAAATGCTGAATTAGATAGAACTGCTTTAATGTATGGAATGGATAGGGAAGGATTAATTGCAGAAGTTAGAAAATCTGGAAACTATGCAAGATTTATAGATGAAATAAAATATCAGATTATAAACAGAAAAACTGTTGATTTATTGGCAAAATAA
- the lon gene encoding endopeptidase La has protein sequence MLKKPFIATRELVVFPGVVTPIFIGRQASLSSLEEALSSFDNKLILSTQKDPNVEEPKLPEDVYETGVLVHVIQTVKMPNGNVKVLVEAKHRVLIGEFEEKKGVQYADYEEIFPKPIDESKSEALKRRVIDEFSNYAKITQKILPDVIYNIKEVRNIDKAFDLICTNLMIATNVKQELLEILDVEERAYKILSILEKEVEIFTLEREIENKVKEQMAEVQKNYYLREKIKAMREEMGEDSDSDEELEELDQRVQDSKIPKELKAKMVKELSRLKKMPDFSAEASVIRSYVETVLELPWDKSTKDEIDIEKAEKILDEDHYGLEEVKARILEFLAVKKLNNTLKGSIICLVGPPGVGKTSLANSVARSMNRKFTRISLGGLRDEAEIRGHRRTYIGSMPGRIINSLKQVGVNNPVMLFDEIDKMASDFRGDPASAMLEVLDPAQNHTFEDHYIDYPFDLSKVFFICTANDLGGIPGPLRDRMEIIYIESYTEFEKLNIAKRYLIPQTQEENGLKNYKIPFTDDSILKIINEYTREAGVRNLRREIGKLFRKMAREALTSKSKKLSVTEAKIKKYLGNPKYREDKIKEKAGKVGVVNGLAWTAVGGTMLEVQAVKMEGKGHLQLTGKLGSVMQESAKVAYSYVRHIKNELGIKDKFNEKTDIHLHFPEGAVPKDGPSAGITITTAIISVLTNKEVRQDVAMTGEITITGEVLAIGGVKEKVIAAHRVGIRDVVLPMDNKIDTEELPEEITKEMKFHFAETYDDVKKIVFVGKIAKKTEKTVKKPAAKTKTKKATKK, from the coding sequence ATGTTAAAGAAACCTTTTATAGCAACAAGGGAACTAGTTGTTTTTCCTGGTGTGGTAACTCCTATATTTATAGGTAGGCAGGCCAGCCTTTCAAGCCTGGAAGAAGCCCTTTCAAGTTTTGATAACAAGCTGATACTTTCCACACAGAAGGATCCAAATGTAGAAGAACCTAAACTGCCGGAAGATGTATATGAAACAGGGGTGTTAGTTCATGTAATCCAGACAGTTAAAATGCCAAATGGCAATGTGAAGGTTTTAGTGGAAGCTAAACATAGGGTATTAATAGGTGAATTTGAGGAAAAAAAAGGTGTGCAGTATGCAGACTATGAAGAAATCTTCCCAAAACCTATTGATGAAAGTAAATCAGAAGCATTGAAAAGAAGAGTAATTGATGAGTTTTCAAACTATGCTAAAATAACTCAGAAAATATTACCTGATGTGATTTATAATATAAAAGAAGTCAGAAATATTGATAAGGCTTTTGATCTTATATGTACAAACCTTATGATAGCGACTAATGTAAAACAGGAACTGCTTGAAATTCTTGATGTTGAAGAAAGAGCATATAAAATATTAAGTATTCTTGAAAAGGAAGTTGAAATATTTACTCTTGAAAGAGAGATAGAAAACAAAGTCAAGGAACAGATGGCAGAAGTACAGAAAAACTACTATCTGAGGGAAAAAATAAAGGCAATGAGGGAAGAAATGGGTGAAGATTCTGATTCTGATGAAGAATTGGAAGAACTGGATCAGAGAGTTCAGGACTCAAAAATTCCTAAAGAATTGAAGGCTAAAATGGTAAAGGAACTTTCAAGACTGAAAAAAATGCCTGATTTTTCTGCAGAGGCTTCTGTAATAAGAAGTTATGTCGAAACTGTACTGGAATTACCATGGGATAAGTCAACAAAGGATGAAATAGATATTGAAAAGGCTGAAAAAATCCTTGATGAAGATCATTATGGTCTGGAAGAAGTAAAGGCAAGAATACTTGAATTCCTGGCTGTAAAAAAACTGAATAATACACTTAAAGGATCTATAATATGTCTTGTGGGACCTCCGGGTGTGGGTAAAACTTCACTTGCAAATTCTGTTGCACGTTCTATGAATAGAAAGTTTACAAGAATTTCATTAGGTGGATTAAGAGATGAAGCAGAAATTAGGGGACATAGAAGAACGTATATAGGATCAATGCCAGGAAGAATTATAAATTCATTGAAACAGGTGGGAGTAAACAATCCTGTTATGTTATTTGATGAAATAGATAAAATGGCATCAGACTTTAGAGGCGATCCTGCATCAGCAATGCTGGAAGTATTGGATCCTGCTCAAAACCATACATTTGAAGATCACTATATAGATTATCCGTTTGATTTATCAAAAGTGTTCTTTATATGTACGGCAAATGATTTAGGTGGAATTCCAGGTCCTCTAAGAGACAGAATGGAAATAATCTACATAGAATCATATACAGAATTTGAAAAGCTGAATATAGCAAAAAGATATCTTATACCTCAGACTCAGGAGGAAAATGGACTTAAAAATTATAAGATACCATTTACTGATGATTCGATACTTAAAATAATTAACGAATATACTAGGGAAGCAGGAGTAAGAAATCTTAGAAGAGAAATAGGAAAATTGTTTAGAAAAATGGCAAGGGAAGCTTTAACTTCAAAATCTAAGAAATTATCTGTAACTGAAGCAAAAATAAAGAAATATCTTGGAAATCCAAAATACAGGGAAGATAAAATTAAGGAAAAAGCAGGAAAAGTAGGAGTTGTCAATGGACTAGCATGGACTGCAGTCGGTGGAACTATGCTGGAAGTTCAGGCTGTAAAGATGGAAGGAAAAGGACATCTTCAGCTTACAGGAAAACTTGGAAGTGTAATGCAGGAATCTGCTAAAGTTGCATATTCATATGTCAGACATATAAAAAATGAACTTGGAATAAAGGACAAGTTCAATGAAAAAACGGATATTCACTTGCATTTCCCTGAAGGTGCTGTTCCAAAAGATGGTCCATCTGCTGGAATTACAATAACAACAGCCATTATATCAGTTCTGACTAACAAGGAAGTTAGACAGGATGTAGCAATGACAGGAGAAATAACTATTACAGGGGAAGTTCTGGCAATAGGTGGAGTAAAGGAAAAAGTTATAGCAGCTCATAGAGTTGGAATAAGGGATGTTGTACTTCCGATGGATAATAAAATTGATACGGAAGAACTGCCTGAAGAAATAACAAAGGAAATGAAATTCCATTTTGCTGAAACTTATGACGATGTTAAAAAAATTGTTTTTGTAGGAAAAATAGCTAAAAAAACAGAAAAAACTGTAAAAAAACCGGCAGCAAAAACAAAAACTAAAAAAGCAACAAAAAAATAA
- a CDS encoding copper homeostasis protein CutC has protein sequence MSKNFTDYTYELCVDSVESVINAGKGSGKRLELCSNLVIGGTTPTEALFNEVKRNTELPVHILIRPRFGDFLYSEHEVNIIRDEVIKFRELGADGVVIGMLNKDGEVDVENMKKVLAERGNMKVTFHRAFDMCKDPIKAFKDIKELGIDILLTSGQKKTAIEGKELIKKLVEISKEGKTEREKGSPEVMMACGIDSLEKLEDMLNYTHASAFHMSAKRVIDSEMKYRNPEVNMGIEGFSEYQKLETDKNTVEMYYNFLHEFIKN, from the coding sequence ATGTCAAAAAATTTTACAGATTATACTTATGAATTATGTGTAGACAGTGTTGAATCAGTAATAAATGCTGGAAAAGGTTCAGGAAAAAGACTTGAGTTATGCAGTAATCTGGTAATAGGAGGTACAACTCCTACAGAAGCATTGTTTAATGAGGTGAAAAGAAATACAGAATTACCTGTTCATATACTTATAAGACCAAGATTTGGAGATTTCCTGTATTCTGAGCATGAAGTAAATATAATAAGGGATGAAGTTATAAAATTTAGGGAACTTGGTGCTGATGGAGTAGTTATAGGAATGTTGAATAAAGACGGAGAAGTTGATGTTGAAAACATGAAAAAAGTACTTGCTGAAAGAGGAAATATGAAAGTGACTTTTCATAGGGCATTTGATATGTGTAAGGATCCTATAAAGGCATTTAAGGATATAAAAGAACTCGGAATAGATATATTACTGACATCAGGGCAGAAAAAAACAGCAATAGAAGGAAAAGAACTTATAAAAAAACTTGTGGAAATTTCCAAAGAAGGAAAAACAGAAAGAGAAAAAGGCTCTCCTGAAGTAATGATGGCATGTGGTATTGATTCCTTGGAAAAACTTGAAGACATGCTTAATTATACTCATGCATCAGCCTTTCATATGTCTGCTAAAAGAGTAATTGACAGTGAAATGAAGTATAGAAATCCGGAAGTAAATATGGGAATAGAAGGTTTCAGTGAATATCAGAAACTTGAAACAGATAAAAATACAGTAGAGATGTACTATAACTTCTTACATGAATTTATAAAAAATTAG
- a CDS encoding histidinol-phosphatase — MLTDYHMHFEYGSYDENWVKLFFQEAEKKGLHEIGISEHTHGFKEFKDLYYEELILDNSEIGEFQKKWLDNPKSKFVHTLDEYRDFINYLKSKEYPVKFGLEVCNFHNQKRVQEILSKYEWDYLIVSIHFIKGWGFDFSGLKHKFNERNLKEIWKDYAEEIENVASTGFYDVLGHPFNLRLFKNIPEKRDVDNLLEKTAKILKENNMIVDVNTGTLHRYPIEEITPYPDFMEYVKKYNIPVILTSDAHQPEHVGMKIKEAAEYVKGYGINEIVTFDRRKRIMESIG; from the coding sequence ATGTTGACTGATTATCATATGCATTTTGAATATGGAAGTTACGATGAAAACTGGGTAAAATTATTTTTTCAGGAGGCAGAAAAAAAAGGTCTTCATGAAATAGGAATTAGTGAGCATACCCATGGATTTAAGGAATTCAAGGATTTATACTATGAGGAATTAATTCTTGATAACTCTGAAATTGGGGAGTTTCAGAAAAAATGGCTTGATAATCCTAAGTCAAAATTTGTGCATACCCTTGATGAATACAGGGACTTTATAAATTATTTGAAATCAAAGGAATATCCTGTAAAATTTGGTTTGGAAGTGTGTAACTTTCATAATCAGAAAAGGGTACAGGAAATTCTGTCAAAATATGAATGGGACTATTTAATAGTTTCCATTCATTTTATAAAGGGATGGGGATTTGACTTCAGTGGGTTAAAACATAAGTTTAATGAAAGAAATTTGAAGGAAATATGGAAGGATTATGCAGAAGAAATTGAGAATGTCGCAAGTACAGGTTTTTATGATGTACTGGGACATCCTTTTAACTTAAGGTTATTTAAAAATATTCCGGAAAAAAGAGATGTAGATAATCTGCTTGAAAAAACTGCAAAAATTCTAAAGGAAAATAATATGATTGTAGATGTGAATACCGGAACACTTCACAGATATCCGATAGAAGAGATAACACCTTATCCTGATTTTATGGAATATGTGAAAAAGTATAATATTCCAGTAATATTAACAAGTGATGCACATCAGCCTGAACATGTGGGAATGAAAATAAAGGAAGCGGCTGAATATGTAAAAGGATATGGAATAAATGAAATAGTCACTTTTGACAGAAGAAAAAGAATTATGGAAAGTATTGGGTAA
- the clpX gene encoding ATP-dependent Clp protease ATP-binding subunit ClpX has protein sequence MAKEKKSCTFCGKSEDEVYQLISSPDNDAFICDECIEDCQELLDESGYSEDEKKMELTLLKPAEIKSRLDEYIIGQERAKKVLSVAVYNHFKRINHKMKNIDDVELQKSNVLLVGPTGSGKTLLAQTLAKILNVPLAIADATTLTEAGYVGDDVENVLLKLIKAADYDIETAEHGIIYIDEIDKIARKSENMSITRDVSGEGVQQALLKIIEGTVASVPPQGGRKHPNQEMIEINTKDILFIVGGAFEGLEGKLRNRINQKRVGFGLETEEKKLDDLTLFENVLPEDLIKYGLIPELIGRLPIITALHGLDEEAMVKILTEPKNSLVKQYKKYFEMEDVKLSFDDDAITEIAKLALKRKIGARGLRSIIENVMLDLMYEIPSMEKVSEVRITKEAVEDKEKVIVK, from the coding sequence TTGGCAAAGGAGAAAAAAAGCTGCACATTTTGTGGAAAGTCTGAAGATGAAGTATACCAGCTTATAAGTAGCCCTGATAATGATGCCTTCATATGTGATGAATGTATAGAAGACTGTCAGGAACTGCTTGATGAAAGTGGCTATAGCGAAGATGAGAAAAAGATGGAACTTACTTTGCTGAAACCTGCTGAAATCAAAAGTAGACTGGATGAATATATAATAGGGCAGGAAAGGGCTAAAAAGGTTCTTTCTGTTGCTGTATATAATCATTTTAAGAGAATTAACCATAAAATGAAAAACATAGATGATGTGGAACTGCAGAAGTCAAATGTTTTACTGGTGGGACCTACAGGAAGTGGAAAAACCCTTCTGGCACAGACACTGGCAAAAATTCTGAATGTACCGTTGGCAATAGCTGATGCAACTACATTGACAGAAGCCGGATATGTAGGTGACGATGTAGAAAACGTACTTTTAAAACTTATAAAAGCGGCAGATTATGATATAGAAACTGCTGAACATGGAATAATATACATAGATGAAATAGATAAGATTGCAAGAAAGTCAGAAAATATGTCTATTACAAGGGATGTTTCAGGGGAAGGTGTCCAACAGGCATTACTGAAAATAATAGAAGGAACTGTTGCAAGTGTACCGCCACAAGGTGGAAGAAAGCATCCAAATCAGGAAATGATAGAAATAAACACAAAAGATATACTGTTTATCGTAGGTGGAGCTTTTGAAGGTCTTGAAGGTAAACTTAGAAACAGAATAAATCAGAAAAGAGTGGGATTTGGTCTGGAAACAGAAGAAAAGAAACTGGATGACCTTACATTATTTGAAAATGTATTACCGGAAGATCTTATTAAATATGGTCTTATACCTGAACTGATTGGAAGATTACCTATAATTACGGCATTACATGGACTGGATGAAGAAGCCATGGTAAAAATACTTACAGAACCTAAAAATTCACTGGTAAAACAGTATAAAAAGTATTTTGAAATGGAAGATGTCAAGTTAAGTTTTGACGATGATGCAATAACTGAAATAGCAAAACTTGCTCTAAAGAGAAAAATAGGTGCAAGAGGACTTAGATCAATCATTGAAAATGTAATGCTTGATTTAATGTATGAAATTCCTTCAATGGAAAAAGTTTCAGAAGTAAGAATTACTAAAGAAGCAGTTGAAGATAAGGAAAAAGTAATAGTAAAGTAA
- the clpP gene encoding ATP-dependent Clp endopeptidase proteolytic subunit ClpP yields the protein MYSPVVIENDGRGERSYDIYSRLLKDRIIFVGGEIEDNMANAIIAQLLFLDAQDKEKDIVMYINSPGGVITSGLAIYDTMRHIKCDVSTVCLGQAASMGALLLTAGAKGKRYSLPNSRIMIHQPLGGARGQATDIQIQAKEIERMKELTSKILSEATGKPIEEIYQDTERDNFMSPEEAIEYGLIDKVL from the coding sequence ATGTACAGTCCTGTAGTAATTGAAAATGACGGACGTGGAGAAAGAAGTTACGATATATACTCCAGACTGCTGAAGGATAGGATAATATTCGTAGGTGGAGAAATAGAAGATAATATGGCAAATGCAATTATTGCACAGCTGTTATTTTTAGACGCACAGGATAAGGAAAAAGACATTGTAATGTATATTAACAGTCCCGGTGGAGTAATTACCTCGGGACTTGCCATATATGATACAATGCGTCATATAAAATGTGACGTTTCCACAGTGTGTCTTGGTCAGGCTGCCAGCATGGGAGCTTTGCTGCTTACAGCCGGAGCAAAAGGAAAGAGATATTCACTGCCTAATTCAAGAATAATGATACATCAGCCTTTAGGTGGAGCAAGAGGACAGGCAACGGATATTCAGATACAGGCAAAAGAAATTGAAAGAATGAAGGAACTGACAAGTAAAATTCTATCAGAAGCTACAGGAAAACCTATAGAAGAAATTTATCAGGATACAGAAAGGGATAATTTCATGTCTCCTGAAGAAGCTATAGAATATGGTCTGATAGATAAAGTTCTATAA